Proteins from a single region of Deltaproteobacteria bacterium:
- a CDS encoding PIN domain nuclease, whose protein sequence is MILVDSTVWIDFFRGAPARECDVLADLIAHERDIAICGVIRQEVLQGVRDDESSRRIRALFSQAHYVALVEPDHFDHAAALYRSMRRAGVTLRAPMDCLIAVLTMHARATLLHHDRDFQLIAQHSALKTFESGHYSISS, encoded by the coding sequence ATGATCCTGGTTGATTCGACCGTCTGGATCGATTTTTTTCGCGGTGCGCCGGCCCGGGAATGTGACGTCCTCGCCGATCTGATTGCGCACGAGCGTGACATCGCCATCTGCGGCGTGATTCGGCAGGAAGTCTTGCAAGGGGTGCGGGATGACGAGAGCTCCCGTCGTATCCGGGCGCTCTTCAGCCAAGCGCATTACGTCGCGCTCGTGGAGCCGGATCATTTCGATCATGCGGCCGCTTTGTATCGGTCGATGCGTCGCGCGGGTGTCACGTTGCGTGCGCCGATGGATTGCTTGATCGCCGTGCTGACTATGCACGCGCGTGCGACTTTATTGCACCACGATCGAGATTTTCAATTGATAGCCCAGCATTCCGCGTTGAAGACGTTTGAGAGCGGCCACTATTCCATATCTTCGTAA
- a CDS encoding type II toxin-antitoxin system VapB family antitoxin, which yields MGRTNIVLDDRLVAEGMRRSGLRTKRELVHLALEQFLRRQRLKALLSLRGKVAWVGNLRQMRRGRGLR from the coding sequence ATGGGGCGCACGAACATTGTGTTGGACGATCGCTTGGTTGCCGAAGGAATGCGGCGGTCCGGGTTGCGCACGAAACGGGAATTGGTCCATCTGGCGCTGGAACAATTTCTGCGCCGCCAGCGATTAAAAGCCTTGTTATCCTTGCGCGGTAAGGTTGCGTGGGTCGGTAATCTGCGTCAGATGCGGCGGGGCCGAGGACTTCGATGA
- a CDS encoding serine/threonine protein kinase — protein MQLPYQHDRYLLLEELAQGGMATVYRGKYIGPEGFARDVAIKRIRPEWACDHDFITMLIDEARVLTQLQHQNIVPVYELGADAGVYFIVMEYVAGFDLRTLLTLLREDQVRLPERFAYAMTMEVLQGLAFAHTQVDAMGQPLGLVHRDISPQNILISLQGEVKIADFGIAKGSHRSLETAGAQVKGKYAYMAPEQARGERVDRRADVFSTGVVLYELLTGQTLFSGPNDLAVLERVREARLPRGWEADIHPTIRSLLRRALANALPQRFPTAASFLSELAGFVRHHRITTNRVEMAAYLRDLFPGVVAREQRRAASSLPEAFAKQFGGREATHGYTAHGAVFGASTSRRHFALGRAALLTIPLALGNPFMHGSGREAQAALHPPVRVVLERPAPLPLPPPPPIVWQLPPPVVARMPQAVPRESVAAPPTGLGTLAVNVRPWGTVAIPGVSGRREAPTSFQLAAGSYTVTVHGGDGRALRARATIRPGTRTTCLATFSDPPKAWCR, from the coding sequence ATGCAGCTACCATATCAGCACGATCGATATCTCCTGCTCGAAGAGCTGGCGCAAGGCGGGATGGCGACCGTCTATCGCGGCAAATATATCGGGCCGGAGGGTTTTGCCCGTGACGTGGCGATCAAACGCATTCGCCCCGAATGGGCCTGCGATCATGATTTCATCACGATGCTGATCGACGAGGCGCGGGTCCTGACTCAACTGCAACACCAAAATATCGTGCCGGTGTACGAGTTGGGCGCGGATGCCGGCGTCTACTTTATTGTGATGGAGTATGTGGCCGGTTTCGATCTGCGCACGTTGTTGACGCTGTTGCGCGAAGACCAAGTCCGGCTGCCGGAGCGATTCGCGTACGCGATGACGATGGAAGTGCTGCAAGGCTTGGCGTTCGCCCATACCCAAGTGGACGCCATGGGTCAGCCGCTCGGATTAGTGCATCGGGATATCTCGCCGCAAAACATCCTGATCTCGTTGCAAGGCGAAGTGAAGATCGCCGACTTCGGGATCGCGAAGGGCTCGCATCGCAGCCTGGAGACGGCCGGAGCGCAAGTGAAGGGGAAATACGCCTATATGGCGCCGGAACAGGCGCGCGGCGAGCGCGTGGATCGGCGCGCCGATGTGTTTTCGACCGGTGTGGTGTTGTATGAACTGCTCACGGGGCAAACGCTGTTCAGTGGCCCGAACGACTTGGCGGTGTTGGAGCGGGTCCGTGAGGCGCGGCTGCCGCGTGGCTGGGAAGCGGACATTCATCCGACGATTCGTTCCTTGTTGCGCCGGGCCTTGGCGAACGCGTTGCCGCAGCGTTTCCCTACGGCCGCGAGCTTTCTCAGCGAATTGGCCGGTTTTGTCCGCCATCATCGCATCACGACGAACCGCGTGGAAATGGCGGCCTATCTGCGCGACCTGTTTCCCGGTGTCGTCGCGCGCGAACAACGGCGCGCGGCCTCATCGCTGCCGGAGGCCTTTGCCAAGCAGTTCGGCGGACGTGAGGCGACACACGGCTATACGGCGCATGGCGCGGTGTTCGGAGCCTCGACGTCGCGCCGCCATTTCGCGCTGGGGCGCGCCGCTCTGTTGACGATTCCGCTCGCGCTGGGCAATCCATTTATGCATGGGAGCGGCCGAGAGGCCCAGGCCGCGCTGCATCCGCCCGTCCGTGTCGTGTTGGAACGGCCTGCGCCATTACCGCTGCCGCCGCCGCCCCCGATCGTGTGGCAACTACCGCCGCCCGTGGTCGCGCGAATGCCTCAAGCCGTCCCTCGCGAGTCGGTCGCAGCGCCGCCCACCGGTCTCGGCACGTTGGCCGTCAACGTGCGGCCTTGGGGAACGGTCGCGATCCCCGGCGTCAGCGGGCGGCGCGAAGCCCCGACCAGCTTTCAACTCGCCGCCGGATCCTACACCGTCACGGTCCACGGCGGCGACGGCCGCGCACTGCGCGCTCGCGCCACCATCCGTCCCGGCACCCGTACCACGTGCCTCGCCACGTTCAGCGACCCGCCGAAGGCCTGGTGCCGGTGA
- a CDS encoding OmpA family protein: MRTIRRRAHLYGGLCGLVVFGIAGLGCAGAPSRTALPPAAAVPTGPQPPHATLYFRFDRRDLDARERTNADTDAAWAVPRDRTVLLVEGHADAVGGDEYNLRLGDARARSVAAALIARGVPAERIAGIVSHGERQPAVRGAGAAARARNRRVELTAW, from the coding sequence ATGCGTACGATACGTCGTCGAGCGCATCTCTATGGTGGACTGTGTGGCTTGGTCGTCTTCGGGATTGCGGGGCTTGGCTGTGCCGGGGCACCGTCGCGTACCGCACTGCCGCCCGCCGCGGCCGTGCCCACGGGGCCGCAGCCGCCTCATGCGACGCTCTATTTCCGCTTCGATCGTCGTGACTTGGATGCCCGCGAGCGGACCAACGCGGATACGGACGCCGCATGGGCGGTCCCGCGGGATCGCACCGTGTTGCTGGTCGAGGGACATGCCGACGCGGTCGGTGGCGACGAGTACAATCTGCGGCTCGGGGATGCCCGGGCCCGGTCCGTCGCGGCGGCATTAATCGCCCGCGGAGTGCCGGCCGAGCGGATCGCCGGGATCGTCAGCCATGGCGAGCGGCAGCCAGCTGTGCGGGGGGCTGGAGCGGCCGCGCGGGCCCGCAATCGCCGGGTGGAGCTGACCGCATGGTGA
- a CDS encoding thrombospondin type 3 repeat-containing protein, translating to MWRYWILCGWLVVGAAIGGCGGGAEEVPVVLDVAPLPPPPDLDQDGIPDADDADRDGDAVLNDAEVTAGTNPDDPDTDHDAANDGADNCPVAENADQRDTDADGRGDACADDDDADGLPDDIERAMYGTDPLRADSDADGWADPYEITTTQTNPLLGDSDADGRDDPSDHYPLDGQEWADTDGDTIGDNGDNCPQLGNADQRNTDAAYAAAGVKTPAGVLAAADALGDVCDADLDGDGLQAVYVDAADGNDAALGSYIAPLYSVRAALVRARAIGAVELRIALGSYEVGEAVWSSGLTIRGGYQSGFASVVVKPTDAVATRFTASGEAATVVLDGLTALHFDSLAIAHTGGSGSVNTLTLHATEATLTDVVVTADPSAATATVVQADAASTLTVARSALLALDGSGSVAQRTGLVAEGGTLRLMNVHVAVLGASHARGVVVTDTATTLVHTTIAVGDADALTANALDVGGGTLRAVNNIFQVRDALDQSPLQCSGAAMLPFIATGNGLVTVGGQGPQPFIIDCQGRYDYGADETAFGSVVYGNGLLAHSALVDPVTGQLMSALGIDMADTTAAVADGITDDFFGTLRTGAYDVGAMESPSEE from the coding sequence ATGTGGCGATACTGGATACTTTGCGGATGGCTTGTTGTGGGCGCGGCGATCGGCGGCTGTGGTGGCGGCGCGGAGGAAGTGCCGGTGGTGCTGGACGTGGCGCCGTTGCCGCCGCCGCCCGATCTGGATCAGGACGGGATCCCCGACGCCGACGATGCGGATCGGGATGGCGATGCGGTGTTGAATGATGCCGAGGTCACGGCCGGGACGAATCCCGACGATCCCGATACCGACCACGACGCGGCGAACGATGGAGCCGACAATTGTCCCGTGGCGGAGAATGCGGACCAACGGGACACTGATGCCGATGGGCGCGGCGATGCCTGCGCCGACGATGACGATGCCGACGGTCTTCCCGATGACATCGAGCGGGCGATGTACGGCACGGATCCGTTGCGTGCCGATTCCGACGCCGACGGCTGGGCCGATCCGTATGAAATAACGACGACGCAGACGAATCCGTTGCTTGGCGACTCCGACGCCGACGGACGCGACGACCCCAGCGATCACTATCCACTCGACGGGCAAGAGTGGGCCGATACCGATGGCGATACGATCGGCGACAACGGCGACAATTGCCCGCAGTTGGGCAACGCCGATCAGCGCAACACCGACGCGGCCTATGCCGCAGCCGGTGTAAAAACTCCCGCCGGAGTGTTGGCGGCGGCGGATGCGTTGGGCGACGTCTGCGATGCGGATCTCGATGGGGATGGGCTCCAAGCCGTCTATGTCGATGCCGCGGACGGAAACGACGCAGCACTCGGGAGTTACATCGCGCCGTTGTATTCCGTGCGGGCGGCGTTGGTCCGGGCTCGCGCGATTGGTGCGGTGGAACTGCGGATTGCACTCGGCAGCTACGAGGTCGGCGAGGCCGTTTGGTCATCCGGGTTGACGATCCGCGGCGGATATCAATCTGGTTTTGCGAGTGTCGTTGTGAAGCCGACTGACGCGGTGGCGACCCGTTTTACGGCCAGCGGAGAGGCTGCGACCGTCGTGCTCGACGGCCTGACCGCACTGCACTTTGACTCGCTGGCCATTGCGCACACGGGCGGGAGTGGATCGGTCAACACGCTGACATTGCATGCGACCGAGGCGACGTTGACCGACGTCGTCGTGACGGCGGATCCGAGCGCGGCGACAGCGACCGTCGTGCAGGCCGATGCCGCCTCGACGCTGACGGTCGCACGGAGCGCATTGCTGGCGCTCGACGGCAGTGGTTCGGTGGCGCAGCGCACGGGACTCGTCGCTGAGGGCGGCACGCTGCGGTTGATGAACGTGCATGTTGCGGTGCTCGGGGCGTCCCACGCGCGCGGTGTCGTAGTGACCGACACTGCCACGACGCTGGTGCATACCACGATCGCTGTCGGTGACGCCGACGCGTTGACGGCGAATGCGTTGGACGTGGGCGGCGGGACGCTACGCGCCGTGAATAATATTTTCCAAGTGCGCGACGCACTCGATCAATCGCCACTCCAATGTAGTGGCGCGGCGATGCTCCCGTTCATCGCGACCGGCAACGGCCTGGTTACGGTGGGCGGCCAAGGGCCGCAGCCGTTCATCATCGATTGCCAGGGCCGCTATGACTACGGCGCGGACGAGACGGCATTCGGGTCGGTCGTTTACGGAAATGGGCTGCTGGCCCACTCCGCGCTGGTCGATCCCGTGACGGGGCAATTGATGTCGGCGCTCGGGATCGACATGGCGGATACCACCGCAGCGGTCGCGGACGGGATCACGGATGACTTCTTTGGGACGTTGCGGACTGGTGCCTATGATGTCGGCGCGATGGAATCGCCGTCGGAGGAATAA
- a CDS encoding PEGA domain-containing protein codes for MRIRTQCCRGLVACLVCVLAWDVRSAPIVRAAEALPRIAVIPVRDTVSDVATAQLATALHDALAQHTGLQLIPSDKLGAIAEYHAATELLPTAVVTPEVESWRQALQAAKRHFLAFANASALRQTRQVVDGFRAQPALRAVHGEVLAEALLTEALIHHSNRRPEATTEALRALAALAPHYNIAGHDFPPSLVTQWERARAAAATRSGVGSVTLRTTPPAAEVRLNGVPAGVTPLTIRDLPVGSYDIALTAPRYGTITKHVAVLAGREARLDAALRWQRPAGARERRMPNTDVAPASAPAQVVAAVRMGALARAERVVIVDVDETDGRRGLVRAQVVDTELRVGLKPLTIPFDRNRQALHARLATMAEQVAKQAATDLRSHPGQAVDPVEWSDPRFLAQRGERRRIAPALWIAIGAAALGGIAAGVLLSRGGGEPPTTGGLVIRFE; via the coding sequence ATGCGGATTCGGACTCAATGTTGTCGCGGTCTCGTCGCGTGTCTCGTCTGCGTACTGGCGTGGGATGTGCGGAGTGCGCCGATTGTGCGCGCGGCGGAGGCGCTTCCGCGGATCGCGGTGATTCCAGTGCGGGATACGGTCAGCGACGTGGCGACTGCCCAGCTCGCGACCGCACTGCACGACGCGTTGGCGCAGCACACGGGGCTCCAGTTGATTCCTTCCGATAAGTTGGGCGCGATTGCCGAATATCACGCGGCGACGGAACTGTTGCCGACGGCAGTGGTCACGCCGGAGGTCGAGTCGTGGCGGCAGGCGTTGCAGGCGGCGAAGCGGCACTTTCTGGCCTTTGCGAATGCGTCTGCATTACGACAGACGCGCCAGGTCGTGGATGGATTTCGCGCGCAACCGGCCTTGCGCGCTGTGCATGGCGAGGTCCTTGCGGAGGCGTTGCTGACCGAGGCGTTGATCCATCACAGCAATCGCCGACCGGAGGCAACGACGGAAGCCTTGCGCGCGTTGGCGGCGCTGGCGCCACATTACAACATCGCAGGGCATGACTTTCCCCCTTCACTGGTGACGCAATGGGAACGGGCGCGCGCCGCTGCGGCAACGCGCAGTGGCGTGGGGAGCGTGACGTTGCGCACGACGCCGCCGGCCGCGGAAGTGCGTCTGAATGGCGTCCCCGCCGGTGTGACGCCGCTGACGATCCGGGATTTGCCGGTCGGATCGTATGACATCGCATTGACGGCGCCACGCTACGGCACGATCACGAAACATGTGGCTGTGCTCGCCGGACGTGAGGCGCGGTTGGATGCGGCGTTGCGTTGGCAGCGTCCGGCCGGTGCGCGCGAACGACGCATGCCGAATACTGATGTCGCACCGGCAAGTGCGCCGGCGCAAGTGGTTGCTGCGGTGCGAATGGGCGCGTTGGCGCGCGCGGAGCGCGTCGTCATTGTGGACGTTGACGAAACCGACGGCCGGCGCGGGCTGGTGCGTGCGCAAGTCGTCGATACCGAATTGCGCGTCGGTCTGAAACCGCTCACCATCCCGTTCGATCGCAATCGGCAGGCGCTGCATGCCCGTTTGGCTACGATGGCCGAGCAAGTCGCCAAACAAGCGGCGACCGATCTGCGTTCCCATCCGGGGCAGGCTGTCGATCCTGTGGAATGGAGCGATCCTCGCTTTCTGGCGCAGCGCGGAGAGCGTCGCCGCATTGCTCCGGCGCTCTGGATCGCCATTGGCGCAGCGGCACTCGGCGGGATCGCGGCCGGTGTGTTGCTCAGTCGTGGTGGCGGCGAGCCCCCAACCACGGGCGGCTTAGTGATTCGGTTTGAGTAA